Proteins from a genomic interval of Sulfurimonas sp. HSL3-2:
- a CDS encoding response regulator, with amino-acid sequence MIDLKKLKLRGTGISVLYVEDDPKLLNNGSILFRKLFRDVYAAEDGEAGLEQFKKHNPDILITDINMPKMNGLELSKEVKKISPQTKIIIISAHDEKEILKHYINLKIFRFIKKPINVSELLNTLSLAIKEIKDEQNKQIFSTQQNKLLDNQSVMVLMLNEDTPIMANKVFLDFFNVNTIEEFNDKCSDFGALFLKHEGFLYNDANISWKEKIYSSEQNIFNVEMKDKDENINHFLLKYKTIPDDDTHVIISLDNITQLNLMHLYSKEVDTKKEEERGYMINLLTVLKENTAKLQMHNYYKGLSITNHGIIVDIDETHIVLKTNQMQLKAIQNEKRVVIVSETLPHSIICENIAKIEFTNQLAEFRSFYFIETSPITRKNVRVRPDDNYSVTLSVNDHNYGGDISIKDISVDAVKLKLDALPAGIHKEGSEIYIEIILNYDTEPVAIGSKGRYLREDEYDDSYSIVFMMDFGFDQKSALIKYIAKRQMALIREFKGL; translated from the coding sequence ATGATCGATCTAAAAAAGCTAAAGCTTAGAGGTACAGGGATATCTGTCTTATATGTTGAAGACGATCCTAAACTTCTCAACAACGGTTCTATTCTTTTTCGCAAGCTCTTTCGTGACGTATACGCTGCCGAAGATGGAGAAGCCGGTCTAGAACAGTTTAAAAAGCACAATCCGGACATTCTTATCACCGATATCAACATGCCTAAGATGAACGGTCTGGAGCTGAGCAAAGAGGTCAAAAAGATATCACCTCAAACAAAGATCATCATAATCTCCGCACATGATGAAAAAGAGATCCTCAAACACTACATCAACTTAAAGATATTCAGATTTATCAAAAAACCCATAAACGTATCGGAACTGCTCAATACACTTTCTCTTGCAATTAAAGAGATAAAAGATGAACAGAACAAACAGATATTTTCAACACAGCAGAACAAACTTCTAGACAATCAGAGCGTTATGGTCTTGATGCTCAATGAAGATACTCCCATCATGGCCAACAAAGTATTTTTAGATTTTTTCAATGTGAACACGATTGAAGAGTTTAATGATAAGTGCTCAGACTTCGGTGCTCTGTTTTTAAAACATGAGGGTTTTTTATACAATGATGCGAACATTAGCTGGAAGGAAAAGATTTACTCCAGCGAGCAAAACATATTTAATGTAGAGATGAAAGACAAAGATGAGAACATAAACCATTTTCTTCTAAAGTATAAGACCATACCCGATGACGATACTCACGTCATCATCTCGCTTGACAACATTACCCAGTTAAATCTTATGCACCTGTATAGCAAAGAGGTAGATACAAAGAAAGAGGAAGAGAGAGGGTATATGATCAACCTTCTGACCGTTCTTAAAGAAAATACCGCAAAACTTCAAATGCATAACTATTATAAAGGCCTAAGCATCACAAATCACGGGATCATCGTCGACATAGATGAAACACATATTGTCTTAAAGACAAATCAGATGCAGTTAAAAGCGATACAAAATGAGAAAAGAGTAGTTATCGTCTCGGAGACACTGCCGCACTCTATCATCTGTGAGAACATCGCGAAGATAGAGTTCACAAACCAATTAGCAGAGTTTAGAAGCTTCTACTTTATAGAAACATCGCCTATCACCAGAAAGAATGTCCGTGTCAGACCTGATGATAACTACAGTGTCACATTGTCGGTAAACGACCATAATTACGGCGGTGATATCTCGATCAAAGATATCTCCGTGGATGCCGTTAAACTCAAACTCGATGCTCTGCCTGCGGGAATACATAAAGAAGGGAGTGAAATATATATCGAGATCATACTCAATTACGATACGGAACCTGTAGCGATCGGATCGAAGGGCAGATATTTAAGAGAAGATGAATATGATGATAGTTATAGTATAGTTTTTATGATGGATTTTGGATTTGACCAAAAGAGTGCACTCATAAAATATATAGCAAAGCGGCAGATGGCTTTAATTCGGGAATTTAAAGGATTGTAA
- a CDS encoding polyprenyl synthetase family protein, translated as MEKVEQEIDRLIKEINYDDVTRLFSTLVGGKRLRAKLVLKIASANEDSLLLAAIIELIHAASLLHDDVIDDAALRRGNASVNATEGSKVAIMLGDILYSKAFTSLVSFDKEIASVVSSAVTALSIGEMQDVNLAKNFNDDEKIYLDMLYLKTASLIEASATAAALLAGKDAASYALYGKNLGLSFQIIDDILDIVSDEKTLGKPAMNDFVEGKCTLPYIYLYHSLDDADKKRLVSLHGKKISSEDSVWIKTKMDEHKSIEKSFALAVKLSDEAKHVVSGDVELTAILDTMIQRSY; from the coding sequence ATTGAAAAAGTAGAACAAGAGATAGATAGATTAATAAAAGAGATAAATTATGACGATGTTACCCGTCTTTTTTCAACTCTAGTCGGCGGAAAACGCCTTCGTGCTAAACTTGTCTTAAAAATCGCATCGGCTAATGAAGACTCACTTTTATTAGCTGCTATTATCGAGCTTATACACGCTGCAAGCCTTTTACATGATGATGTCATAGATGATGCCGCTTTAAGACGCGGAAATGCATCTGTAAATGCTACAGAGGGAAGTAAAGTTGCCATCATGCTTGGAGATATACTTTACTCAAAAGCATTTACCTCTCTTGTCTCTTTTGACAAAGAGATCGCTTCGGTAGTCTCATCTGCCGTAACTGCTCTTTCTATCGGAGAGATGCAGGATGTCAATCTTGCTAAAAACTTCAATGATGACGAAAAGATCTATCTTGATATGCTTTATTTAAAAACAGCATCGCTCATAGAAGCCAGTGCTACGGCAGCTGCGCTTTTAGCCGGAAAAGATGCAGCGTCTTATGCTCTTTACGGGAAAAATCTCGGTCTTTCATTTCAGATCATCGATGATATCTTAGATATCGTCTCAGACGAAAAGACTCTTGGAAAACCTGCAATGAACGATTTTGTAGAGGGAAAATGTACTCTTCCGTATATCTATCTTTACCACTCTTTAGATGATGCAGATAAAAAAAGACTAGTCTCGCTTCACGGTAAAAAGATATCTTCAGAAGATAGCGTCTGGATCAAGACGAAGATGGATGAACATAAGTCTATTGAAAAGTCGTTTGCACTTGCGGTAAAACTTTCAGACGAAGCAAAACATGTGGTCTCAGGGGATGTGGAATTGACAGCGATCCTAGATACGATGATACAAAGAAGTTATTGA
- a CDS encoding efflux RND transporter permease subunit, producing the protein MIKKFVEFAIDKPILNHIFLAFILVMSIFAYINVPKEIFPPIDTDQIIVTGGYAGTSADVLDKMVAKSIEDELKNIDSLDTIKTTIKNGAFTITVDIKRGSNNISVLNDVKDAIDKTKRDLPSDMDDPIAKIQEKSFPLVLIALAGKVSTKELILRADELKSELSKLKDLNDITIRGDADDELVFRINEERIKAYGLDQASVVSALSNISSIFPIGTIKQRGSHLYISTYNGEKDKKSVEDTLITVMGKRVRVGDIADVSFELSDESEISHYNGVRNISINVTKSKSGNAIALSKEIKEILKEKEKQYPNLQYRVYTDTSIWIKNRLNTVVSNILFGLILVFISMLIFVNRGIAFVVAIGIPVSFMIGLIATQLLGDSINMLSLLGALIALGMLVDEAIVVAENIYRHLEEGKSRREAAVMGAVEMFPAVLTATLTTIFAFLPMLLLTGDMGAFIKIIPIMISVLLLSSLFEAFYFLPLHSYDFLRLQKEGFATHSIWEHLYRWYDRLLHFLFRRKHLSLIMIAGLILLATFVMIKQSKFQLFPEFDVTQIYVSGKVDVNSELQDTEKQVSKIEKVLLEKLDKKEFSSVTSVIGIKIDAKNQAELGDNLFQIFIDLKERAPDNFYNKYINPLLSIEYDKDLLVRGRDAKDMAEDIKSWIKEFKTQKDANGKPLFDELTIRVPGAGVVANDIEISFSGKSEDEIIAGIKKVQSALSKIDGVYNITDDATVGAKELKLRVNRYGQSLGFNEQIVSSQLRSYYLKGEYAKMFNEEGLIRIKVEGDVKDRLSSLNGIELSVPNSNSFVALKDICDFVVIQGFVTINKEDGKRIRTIFASLDKKKVTSSEVMQKIDPLLKELEKEGFTLDIKGEEKENNKNKKEVGQSAIIAIFLIFITLIWLFNSFRKSLIVLSTIPLSLLGVLVGHAIMGLNLTMPGLIGIVGLAGVVVNDGLIMVMFIKKATNSEELMKMARTRLRPILLTSITTVLGLSTLIFFASGQALILQPMAVSLGFGVTWATVLNLIYVPLLYAVVYRIKPPLAS; encoded by the coding sequence ATGATTAAAAAATTTGTCGAGTTCGCCATAGACAAACCGATCTTAAATCATATATTTTTAGCTTTCATACTGGTCATGTCCATTTTTGCATACATCAATGTGCCAAAAGAGATATTTCCTCCCATCGACACCGACCAGATCATAGTCACGGGCGGATATGCAGGTACGAGTGCCGACGTACTGGACAAGATGGTCGCAAAAAGCATAGAGGATGAACTCAAAAATATCGATTCTCTGGATACCATAAAGACTACCATTAAAAACGGTGCTTTTACCATAACCGTCGATATCAAACGCGGTTCAAACAACATCTCGGTACTCAATGATGTCAAAGACGCCATAGATAAGACAAAGCGTGATCTTCCTTCAGATATGGATGACCCTATTGCAAAGATACAGGAGAAGTCGTTTCCTCTGGTATTGATAGCACTTGCGGGAAAAGTCAGCACAAAAGAGCTGATCCTACGTGCCGATGAACTCAAAAGCGAACTCTCAAAACTCAAAGACTTGAACGATATTACTATCCGCGGCGACGCCGATGACGAGTTGGTGTTTCGCATCAACGAAGAGCGCATAAAAGCGTACGGACTTGACCAGGCATCCGTCGTATCGGCACTTTCTAACATCAGTTCCATCTTTCCTATCGGGACTATCAAGCAAAGAGGCTCGCATCTTTACATCTCTACATACAACGGCGAAAAAGATAAAAAAAGCGTAGAGGACACGCTTATTACCGTGATGGGAAAAAGAGTGAGAGTAGGCGATATAGCCGATGTTTCGTTTGAACTGAGTGACGAGAGCGAGATATCGCACTATAACGGAGTAAGAAACATCTCCATAAACGTGACAAAGTCAAAATCGGGAAATGCGATAGCTCTTTCAAAAGAGATCAAAGAGATCCTTAAAGAAAAAGAGAAACAGTACCCAAACCTTCAGTACAGAGTCTACACCGATACGTCGATCTGGATAAAAAACCGTCTTAATACCGTTGTATCAAACATACTTTTCGGACTCATTTTAGTGTTTATCTCGATGCTGATCTTTGTAAACCGCGGTATCGCTTTTGTCGTCGCTATCGGGATACCTGTGAGTTTTATGATAGGGCTTATCGCCACCCAGCTGCTGGGTGACAGTATCAATATGCTCTCTCTTTTAGGTGCGCTTATCGCTCTTGGGATGCTGGTGGACGAGGCTATCGTCGTGGCCGAGAACATCTACAGGCATTTAGAAGAGGGTAAAAGCAGACGTGAAGCTGCCGTTATGGGTGCCGTAGAGATGTTTCCAGCCGTTCTGACGGCTACACTTACAACCATCTTTGCATTCTTGCCTATGCTGCTTTTGACAGGAGATATGGGGGCTTTTATAAAGATCATTCCTATTATGATCTCAGTACTGTTACTTAGTTCTCTTTTTGAAGCATTTTACTTTTTGCCATTGCACTCGTATGACTTTTTAAGACTGCAAAAAGAGGGGTTCGCGACACACTCGATTTGGGAGCATCTTTACAGATGGTACGACAGGCTGCTACATTTTCTCTTTAGAAGAAAACACCTCTCACTGATAATGATCGCCGGGCTGATCCTGCTTGCGACATTCGTGATGATCAAACAAAGCAAGTTTCAGCTCTTTCCCGAGTTTGATGTCACACAGATATACGTAAGCGGCAAGGTGGATGTAAACTCTGAACTTCAAGACACGGAAAAACAGGTTAGCAAGATAGAGAAAGTGCTGCTTGAAAAACTGGATAAAAAAGAGTTTTCCAGTGTGACGAGTGTTATCGGTATCAAAATAGATGCCAAGAACCAGGCGGAACTCGGAGACAACCTTTTTCAGATTTTTATAGACCTCAAAGAGCGTGCACCCGATAACTTTTACAACAAATATATAAACCCGCTGCTTAGTATAGAGTATGACAAGGATCTGCTGGTACGCGGACGCGATGCAAAAGATATGGCAGAGGATATAAAAAGCTGGATAAAAGAGTTTAAGACACAAAAAGATGCAAACGGCAAGCCTCTTTTTGACGAACTCACCATAAGAGTCCCGGGTGCGGGAGTCGTGGCAAACGACATCGAGATCAGTTTCAGCGGTAAGAGTGAAGATGAGATCATAGCGGGGATCAAAAAAGTACAGAGTGCACTCTCAAAGATAGACGGTGTCTATAACATCACCGATGATGCGACAGTAGGTGCAAAAGAGCTTAAACTCCGTGTCAACAGATATGGACAGTCACTAGGGTTTAACGAACAGATAGTCTCAAGTCAGCTTCGATCATACTACCTGAAGGGTGAGTATGCAAAGATGTTTAACGAAGAGGGGCTTATCCGCATAAAAGTTGAGGGTGATGTAAAAGACAGACTCTCATCACTTAACGGCATAGAACTGAGTGTCCCTAACTCAAACAGCTTTGTCGCATTAAAAGATATCTGTGACTTTGTAGTGATCCAGGGGTTTGTGACGATCAATAAAGAGGATGGAAAAAGAATACGTACCATCTTCGCATCACTTGACAAGAAAAAGGTGACGTCGTCCGAGGTGATGCAAAAGATAGATCCCCTTTTAAAAGAGTTGGAGAAAGAGGGATTCACGCTTGATATCAAAGGTGAGGAAAAAGAGAACAACAAAAACAAAAAAGAGGTTGGACAATCAGCTATTATCGCGATCTTTTTGATATTTATCACGCTTATCTGGCTGTTTAACTCGTTTAGAAAGTCTTTGATAGTCTTAAGCACCATCCCGCTTTCTCTTCTCGGTGTCTTAGTCGGTCATGCAATAATGGGACTCAACCTTACGATGCCCGGACTTATAGGGATCGTAGGTCTTGCCGGAGTCGTAGTAAACGACGGTCTGATCATGGTGATGTTTATCAAAAAAGCAACAAACAGCGAAGAGCTTATGAAGATGGCAAGAACCAGGCTTAGACCGATCCTGCTTACTTCCATCACTACTGTTTTAGGGCTTTCAACGCTTATCTTTTTTGCTTCGGGACAAGCTTTGATACTTCAGCCGATGGCTGTTTCTTTAGGATTTGGCGTAACTTGGGCTACTGTGCTAAATCTAATCTATGTTCCGCTACTCTACGCTGTCGTGTATAGGATAAAGCCTCCTTTAGCGAGTTGA
- a CDS encoding LysR family transcriptional regulator has translation MFTLKQLEVFMSLAQKQKVIDVATEFNMSQSAISMSIKELEKIVGENLFERIGKRLTLNERGVLFLEQISTHIDALEKVYANFSSQKIEGSLRICASVTISNYLLPGYIDEYSRIHQNVKFSLKSANTNDVIRMIKEGIYDIGFIEDKCNDEALTCKQIATDELVVVTSNTELAAAESHYIDALSGMQWIMREVGSGTRAVFLDAIAPETINIYMEFDHTETIKKFLKLSPNYISCLPKISVEKELQDGSLFELPIRGYRFDRDFILIMRKDKKVSMLVDDFTKFISNSI, from the coding sequence ATGTTTACACTAAAACAACTTGAAGTTTTTATGTCTCTGGCACAGAAGCAAAAGGTAATCGACGTGGCCACGGAATTCAATATGAGTCAGTCTGCCATATCGATGTCGATAAAAGAGTTAGAGAAGATAGTCGGTGAAAACCTTTTTGAAAGAATAGGGAAAAGATTGACCTTAAATGAAAGAGGCGTGCTTTTTTTAGAACAGATATCTACGCATATAGATGCTTTGGAAAAAGTCTATGCAAACTTTTCATCTCAAAAAATCGAAGGGAGTCTGCGTATATGCGCCAGTGTCACTATAAGCAACTATCTTTTACCGGGGTATATAGATGAGTACAGCCGTATCCATCAAAATGTAAAGTTCTCTCTGAAATCTGCGAACACGAATGATGTTATCCGTATGATAAAAGAGGGCATATATGATATAGGTTTTATCGAAGATAAATGTAATGACGAAGCCCTTACATGTAAGCAGATTGCGACAGACGAGCTTGTCGTAGTCACATCAAATACAGAACTTGCAGCGGCAGAGAGTCATTATATAGATGCACTTTCAGGTATGCAGTGGATCATGAGAGAGGTCGGTTCAGGGACAAGGGCTGTGTTTTTAGATGCGATCGCACCCGAAACCATAAACATATATATGGAGTTCGATCATACCGAGACGATAAAGAAGTTCTTGAAACTAAGCCCGAACTATATAAGCTGTCTTCCTAAGATATCCGTAGAAAAAGAGTTGCAGGACGGTTCACTGTTTGAACTTCCTATCCGCGGTTATCGTTTTGACAGGGATTTTATACTTATAATGAGAAAAGATAAAAAAGTCAGTATGCTGGTAGATGATTTTACGAAGTTCATATCTAATTCGATATAA
- a CDS encoding DUF2018 family protein yields MYNIFEDEDDIFMGSPKSKFLDIIFNAHRGLADAELERIMERMAVLELMMDMEDADALEKKIAQYAFENLDEVQTKVKSLYIESMGNIVTQSE; encoded by the coding sequence ATGTATAATATTTTTGAAGATGAAGATGATATCTTTATGGGATCTCCTAAGAGTAAGTTCCTAGATATTATCTTTAATGCACACCGCGGTTTGGCGGATGCCGAGTTAGAGAGAATCATGGAACGTATGGCTGTCTTAGAGCTTATGATGGATATGGAAGATGCTGACGCTCTTGAAAAGAAGATAGCTCAGTATGCTTTTGAAAACTTGGATGAGGTTCAGACAAAAGTAAAAAGTCTTTACATCGAGAGTATGGGAAATATTGTAACTCAAAGCGAGTAA
- a CDS encoding sulfite:cytochrome C oxidoreductase subunit B → MKKIIFSTALALSPLMAQVSQDIVSPDVPYTLKDGKGLDSVQANCSMCHSFGYILNQGNQSHKFWDEKVHKMINAFKAPIAPEDIPTIVGYLSTTYGNGK, encoded by the coding sequence ATGAAAAAAATCATATTTAGTACAGCTTTAGCTCTCTCGCCATTGATGGCGCAGGTAAGCCAAGACATAGTATCACCCGATGTGCCATATACACTAAAAGATGGAAAAGGCCTCGATAGTGTTCAGGCCAACTGTTCCATGTGTCACTCTTTTGGATATATTCTCAATCAAGGAAACCAGTCACACAAGTTTTGGGATGAAAAGGTCCATAAGATGATCAATGCCTTCAAAGCTCCTATCGCTCCTGAAGATATACCTACTATCGTAGGCTACCTTTCTACTACTTACGGAAACGGCAAGTAG
- the rsmH gene encoding 16S rRNA (cytosine(1402)-N(4))-methyltransferase RsmH: MQNIPHIPVLYREVLEAFDDVDSGIIIDCTMGYGGHSSLLLENKPNIKLIGIDQDQTAIDFSTERLEPFKERVEIKKGRFSKVIKEILQNNDVKEIKGILADIGVSSLQLDQKERGFSYESDNLDMRMDKDAPLSASDVINNYSVVELERIIRDYGEMRNYKQIASFIVNNRPFHSAKELSDKLRHLLPHGKKIHPATLLMQAIRIEVNDELGELNTLLDEIQNIGLVDTDVAIISFHSLEDRIVKQRFSEWSKNCICPPEAFRCTCSRDNAIGKPKSKKPITAQNDELKQNPRSRSAKLRVFKIKKMK; encoded by the coding sequence ATGCAAAATATCCCTCATATTCCGGTCTTATATCGAGAAGTCCTAGAAGCTTTTGACGATGTGGACAGCGGGATAATCATAGACTGTACGATGGGGTACGGCGGACACTCCTCACTGCTTTTGGAAAATAAGCCCAATATCAAGCTTATCGGCATAGACCAAGACCAGACGGCTATCGACTTCTCGACTGAGCGTTTAGAGCCTTTTAAAGAGAGAGTAGAGATCAAAAAGGGTCGTTTTTCCAAAGTGATTAAAGAGATCTTACAAAACAACGATGTAAAAGAGATAAAAGGGATTCTTGCCGATATCGGCGTCTCTTCACTTCAGCTTGATCAAAAAGAGAGAGGATTTTCATATGAGAGTGACAATCTCGATATGAGGATGGATAAAGACGCTCCGCTAAGTGCATCGGATGTCATAAACAACTACTCTGTCGTCGAGCTGGAGAGGATCATAAGAGATTACGGCGAGATGAGAAACTATAAACAGATAGCCTCTTTTATCGTAAACAACCGCCCGTTTCATTCTGCAAAAGAGCTGAGTGATAAACTCAGACATCTTCTGCCTCACGGTAAGAAGATCCATCCTGCGACTCTATTGATGCAGGCGATCCGCATTGAAGTAAATGATGAGCTTGGAGAGTTAAATACACTCTTGGATGAGATACAAAATATTGGACTTGTCGATACGGATGTGGCGATCATCTCGTTTCATTCACTTGAAGACAGGATCGTAAAACAGAGGTTTTCAGAGTGGAGCAAAAACTGTATATGCCCGCCTGAAGCATTCAGATGTACATGCAGCAGAGACAACGCGATAGGCAAACCGAAATCCAAGAAGCCTATAACGGCACAAAATGATGAGTTAAAACAAAATCCAAGAAGCCGAAGTGCGAAGCTGAGAGTTTTTAAAATAAAGAAGATGAAGTAA
- a CDS encoding sulfite:cytochrome C oxidoreductase subunit B: MKKLLLILAFCAAMFAQVSKPVEVPYISYEIKMGKGFDEVNANCLMCHSFGYITNQGPQSRAFWKGKVDKMITHFKAPIADNDAKIIVNYLAKHYGNGK, encoded by the coding sequence ATGAAAAAATTATTATTAATACTAGCATTTTGTGCAGCAATGTTCGCACAGGTAAGTAAACCTGTCGAAGTTCCTTATATCTCTTATGAGATCAAGATGGGTAAAGGGTTTGACGAAGTAAACGCAAACTGCTTGATGTGTCACTCTTTTGGATATATTACAAACCAAGGTCCGCAGTCTCGCGCATTTTGGAAAGGTAAAGTAGACAAGATGATAACACACTTTAAAGCGCCTATCGCTGACAATGATGCAAAGATCATCGTAAACTACCTTGCTAAACACTACGGAAACGGTAAATAA
- a CDS encoding molybdopterin-dependent oxidoreductase: MKRRDFFKTAAVVGAATVGSSAFGSSVAMREPIDSRKPQKINFPEKRPMITHSNRPPLLEAPRSTFSQVITPNDEFFVRWHLPEIPTLIDTEKYAIKISGNVAKPYELTLRKLKEDFEQIEVTAVVQCGGNSRSAFVPITGGVQWGSGAMGCAKWKGVRLKDVLKRAGMKADSHWVNFNGMEKPAYDKTPDFVRELNLDELNEDVMIAYQMNDEDLPYLNGFPTRLIVPGYYSDSWVKMIKDIVVTKDHTPLFFMDKAYRIAANATHGETPDHLAKMTKPITRMNIKSFIGFPDDGAEVEFQSQLVVRGVTFDGGIGVEKVLISLDNGKTWEEAMLGIDNGRYAYRAFRFSFRPNKKGKLSIMAKAIDYLGNEQPLAKDVPWDRGGYMFNGIDMVTIKIV; this comes from the coding sequence ATGAAAAGAAGAGATTTCTTTAAGACCGCTGCTGTTGTAGGTGCTGCAACAGTCGGCAGCAGTGCATTTGGCAGCAGTGTAGCTATGCGAGAGCCTATTGACAGCAGAAAACCGCAAAAGATCAACTTTCCGGAAAAGAGACCGATGATCACTCACTCGAACCGCCCTCCGCTTCTTGAAGCGCCGCGTTCGACATTTTCTCAAGTCATCACTCCAAACGATGAATTCTTCGTAAGATGGCATCTTCCGGAAATTCCGACATTGATAGATACTGAGAAATACGCTATTAAAATTAGCGGAAATGTGGCTAAGCCTTATGAACTGACCCTCAGAAAACTAAAAGAAGATTTTGAACAAATAGAGGTCACGGCTGTTGTTCAGTGTGGCGGAAACAGCCGTTCAGCATTTGTCCCGATAACAGGCGGTGTCCAATGGGGCAGCGGCGCGATGGGATGTGCAAAATGGAAAGGTGTAAGATTAAAAGACGTCCTCAAACGTGCAGGTATGAAAGCAGATTCTCACTGGGTGAACTTCAACGGTATGGAAAAACCGGCTTATGATAAAACACCTGACTTTGTGCGCGAACTCAATCTTGATGAACTGAATGAAGATGTTATGATCGCATACCAGATGAACGATGAGGACCTTCCATATCTCAACGGTTTTCCAACCCGTCTGATCGTTCCCGGATACTACTCTGACAGCTGGGTAAAAATGATCAAGGATATCGTTGTAACCAAAGATCATACGCCACTGTTCTTTATGGATAAAGCGTACCGTATTGCTGCCAATGCGACACACGGAGAGACACCGGATCATTTAGCAAAAATGACAAAACCGATCACAAGGATGAATATCAAATCTTTCATCGGTTTCCCTGATGACGGTGCAGAAGTAGAGTTTCAGTCTCAGCTTGTCGTACGCGGTGTCACTTTTGACGGCGGTATCGGTGTAGAAAAAGTCCTTATCTCTCTTGATAATGGAAAAACATGGGAAGAAGCAATGTTAGGTATAGACAACGGACGCTATGCTTACAGAGCTTTCAGATTTAGTTTTAGACCAAACAAAAAAGGGAAACTTTCAATCATGGCAAAAGCAATAGACTATTTAGGAAACGAACAGCCGCTTGCTAAAGATGTCCCTTGGGATAGAGGCGGATATATGTTCAACGGTATCGATATGGTCACGATCAAAATTGTATAA
- a CDS encoding molybdopterin-dependent oxidoreductase, translated as MITYSDRPPLLEAPRDVFTQAITPNDQFFVRWHLPEIPTHNDPDKFTISINGLVKTPYQVTLKQLKEDFEQVEVTAVLQCGGNSRSAFQPITGGIQWGSGAMGCAKWKGVRLSDLLHRAGLKKDSEWIGFNGMDNAAYYETPNFVRELHLSELDDHVIVAYEMNGEDLPYLNGYPVRLVLPGYYSDSWVKMLSNITVTDKYKSLFFMDVAYRVPDNETESETPDHKFKTTKPITTMNVKSVIGFPTNGEVVAYGSQLVVRGVAFDSGIGIKDVFISLDGGKTWDAAKLDDGKAGRYAYRGFRYSFKPETYGEVKIMAKAVDKLGNEQPLTKDVKWNHGGYKFNGIDVVTIKVV; from the coding sequence ATGATCACATACTCGGATCGTCCGCCTCTACTTGAAGCACCGCGTGATGTTTTCACACAAGCTATCACTCCAAATGACCAGTTCTTTGTCAGATGGCATCTTCCTGAGATCCCGACTCATAATGATCCGGACAAATTCACGATCTCTATTAACGGTTTGGTTAAGACTCCTTACCAAGTGACTCTAAAACAGTTAAAAGAGGATTTTGAGCAAGTCGAAGTTACTGCAGTACTGCAGTGTGGCGGAAACAGCCGTTCAGCATTTCAACCAATCACTGGCGGTATCCAATGGGGTAGCGGTGCTATGGGTTGTGCAAAATGGAAAGGTGTAAGACTTAGTGACCTACTTCACCGTGCAGGACTTAAAAAAGATTCTGAGTGGATCGGATTCAACGGTATGGACAATGCTGCATACTATGAGACTCCAAACTTTGTACGTGAACTTCACCTAAGCGAACTGGATGATCACGTTATCGTTGCGTATGAGATGAACGGTGAAGACCTTCCTTACCTAAACGGATACCCTGTACGTCTTGTTCTTCCTGGTTACTACTCTGACAGCTGGGTTAAGATGCTTAGCAATATCACGGTTACTGACAAATACAAAAGCCTGTTCTTTATGGATGTCGCTTACCGTGTTCCGGACAATGAAACTGAGTCTGAGACTCCTGATCATAAATTTAAGACGACTAAACCTATTACTACTATGAACGTAAAATCTGTTATAGGTTTCCCGACAAACGGCGAAGTCGTAGCATACGGTTCACAACTAGTCGTACGCGGTGTCGCATTTGACAGCGGTATAGGTATCAAAGATGTGTTTATATCTTTAGACGGCGGTAAAACTTGGGATGCAGCTAAACTAGATGACGGTAAAGCTGGACGTTATGCGTACAGAGGATTTAGATACAGCTTTAAACCTGAGACTTACGGTGAAGTCAAGATCATGGCAAAAGCGGTAGACAAACTGGGTAATGAGCAGCCTCTTACAAAAGATGTTAAATGGAACCACGGCGGATATAAATTCAACGGTATCGACGTAGTAACTATCAAAGTCGTATAA